The following coding sequences lie in one Silvanigrella aquatica genomic window:
- the aguB gene encoding N-carbamoylputrescine amidase, giving the protein MSATVKLAIVQMAMSNVLKVNLEKATQFIQESVHKGANIILLPELFENHYFCQEQHDHLFDLAHEVETHPFLPHFQKLAKEFHVVLPISFFEKCGQAYYNSIAMIDADGTLLGVYRKSHIPDGPCYQEKYYFNPGDTGFKVWTTKFGKIGIGICWDQWFPECARSMVLQGADLLLYPTAIGSEPPEAHAIDTKDMWQRAMIGHAVCNSVYLAAPNRVGSEKNMTFYGSSFISNYMGDKVAEADRNSECILYADLNFKEAQTFRAGMGFFRDRRPDLYKTLFSLDGKI; this is encoded by the coding sequence ATGTCTGCAACTGTTAAATTAGCCATTGTGCAAATGGCAATGTCCAATGTTTTAAAAGTAAACCTTGAAAAAGCAACTCAATTTATTCAAGAATCCGTTCATAAAGGAGCAAATATTATTTTGCTTCCCGAATTATTTGAAAATCATTATTTTTGCCAAGAACAACATGATCATTTATTTGATTTAGCTCATGAAGTGGAAACTCATCCCTTTTTACCTCATTTTCAAAAGCTAGCTAAAGAGTTTCACGTTGTGTTACCTATAAGTTTCTTTGAAAAATGTGGCCAAGCTTATTATAATAGTATTGCTATGATAGATGCTGATGGTACTTTATTAGGTGTTTATCGTAAATCGCATATTCCTGATGGTCCTTGTTATCAAGAAAAGTATTACTTTAATCCAGGCGATACAGGATTTAAAGTTTGGACGACAAAATTTGGAAAAATAGGTATTGGCATTTGTTGGGATCAGTGGTTTCCGGAATGTGCACGTTCAATGGTGCTTCAAGGCGCTGATTTATTACTTTATCCAACGGCCATTGGTAGTGAGCCTCCTGAGGCTCATGCTATTGACACCAAAGACATGTGGCAGCGCGCCATGATTGGTCATGCCGTTTGTAATTCTGTTTACTTAGCTGCTCCAAATAGAGTGGGCTCTGAAAAAAATATGACCTTTTATGGCAGTTCCTTTATTAGTAATTATATGGGCGATAAGGTTGCAGAAGCAGATAGAAATTCAGAATGTATTTTATATGCGGATTTAAATTTTAAAGAAGCTCAAACATTTCGAGCAGGAATGGGCTTTTTTAGAGACCGAAGACCTGATTTATATAAAACATTATTTTCCTTAGATGGTAAAATTTAG
- a CDS encoding agmatine deiminase family protein, which yields MISNSKELPIQLGFSMPAEWATHAGTWTSWPCDDEIWYGLFLENVRHEFAELVKTIAKYEAVHLLVRNNEAHQDALKRLGHLSNVTMHQVPLNDVWFRDNGPIFITKENDLSIVKWDFNAWGQKFKWDLDNKAPFEVAKYLNADMFQPGIVMEGGSLDVNGQGVALTTRQCLLSKMRNPNLTEEDIQNYLKNYLGIQKLIWLEDGLEGDHTDGHIDTIVRFVNENTIVYSMTEDKSDTNYAPMMKNLEILKSSTDLNGNSFQLVPLVLPKNRMEIDDDRLPCTYANFYIGNHFVVVPVYQDPHDELALQTLRSVFPNHQVIGLSSKYLIHGGGSFHCVTQQQPAGKIWGK from the coding sequence ATGATAAGCAACTCTAAGGAACTTCCTATACAATTGGGTTTTTCAATGCCTGCGGAATGGGCGACTCATGCGGGCACATGGACTTCTTGGCCTTGTGATGATGAAATTTGGTATGGCCTTTTTTTAGAAAATGTGCGTCATGAATTTGCGGAACTCGTAAAAACAATTGCGAAATATGAAGCTGTTCATTTACTAGTCCGGAATAATGAAGCGCATCAGGATGCCCTAAAGAGACTCGGTCATTTATCTAATGTAACAATGCATCAAGTTCCTTTAAATGATGTCTGGTTTCGTGATAATGGCCCTATTTTTATCACTAAAGAGAACGATTTAAGCATAGTAAAATGGGATTTCAATGCTTGGGGACAGAAATTTAAATGGGATTTAGATAACAAAGCTCCCTTTGAAGTTGCTAAATATTTAAATGCGGACATGTTTCAGCCAGGCATAGTTATGGAAGGTGGATCTCTTGATGTCAATGGACAAGGTGTTGCCTTAACAACAAGGCAATGTCTTTTAAGTAAAATGCGCAATCCTAATCTTACAGAAGAAGATATACAAAATTATTTGAAAAACTATCTGGGAATTCAAAAATTAATTTGGTTAGAAGATGGTTTAGAAGGTGATCATACCGATGGTCATATTGATACCATTGTGCGTTTTGTAAATGAAAATACTATTGTTTACTCTATGACCGAAGATAAATCGGATACAAATTATGCGCCCATGATGAAAAATTTAGAAATATTAAAATCTTCTACAGATTTAAATGGCAATTCTTTTCAATTAGTTCCTTTAGTGTTACCTAAAAATAGAATGGAAATTGATGATGATCGCTTGCCATGTACTTATGCTAATTTTTATATTGGAAATCATTTTGTAGTTGTTCCTGTATATCAAGATCCTCATGATGAATTAGCGTTGCAAACATTGCGTTCTGTATTTCCAAATCATCAAGTTATTGGCTTAAGTTCTAAATATTTAATTCATGGCGGTGGTTCTTTTCACTGTGTTACTCAACAGCAACCTGCTGGTAAAATTTGGGGAAAATAA
- a CDS encoding HU family DNA-binding protein, whose product MTKRKVATVSTSALTVEVSSRFDQLPKKLTKEVIAAFLDAIEDHVAAGKKVRIDKLGILQVKDRAARKGRNPQTGEEIKIPASKKVSFRVASSLKEKVGVKRKSSAKKKK is encoded by the coding sequence ATGACAAAAAGAAAGGTTGCGACTGTTTCAACTTCTGCTTTAACAGTTGAGGTTTCTTCACGGTTTGATCAATTACCAAAAAAATTAACGAAAGAAGTCATTGCAGCTTTTCTTGATGCAATTGAAGATCACGTTGCGGCAGGAAAGAAAGTGCGTATTGATAAACTTGGTATTTTACAAGTAAAAGATCGCGCTGCGCGCAAGGGGCGAAATCCTCAAACAGGTGAAGAAATTAAAATCCCCGCTTCTAAAAAAGTCAGCTTCCGGGTTGCATCATCCTTAAAAGAAAAAGTGGGTGTAAAAAGAAAATCATCTGCTAAAAAGAAAAAATAA
- the pdxY gene encoding pyridoxal kinase PdxY: protein MEQSILSIQSCVSYGHVGNSAVTFPLQRLGVEVWPIHTVLFSNHTGYGKWGGRVFDVEGVRDVFLGIKDRGVLSKCNALLSGYMGSKELGNVMIEAILELRKINPETVYCCDPVMGDVGRGFFVKEGIPEFFKDEMISYATIITPNHFELEYLSGMKVETIDDAIFASQKIMKKGPKVVVVTSLLLKENQNKNISVLASNKESVYILSTPYIPITLNGTGDLTSALFTHFYLKNNFNLSIALEETVSRVFSIIDETHKAQSKELVLVKAQNNLIQPKQIFKSQKIN, encoded by the coding sequence ATGGAACAATCAATTCTTTCAATACAATCTTGTGTCAGTTACGGTCATGTTGGTAATAGCGCTGTTACGTTTCCTTTGCAACGACTTGGAGTTGAGGTTTGGCCTATACACACCGTCCTTTTTTCAAACCACACCGGATATGGTAAATGGGGTGGAAGAGTTTTTGACGTAGAGGGAGTAAGGGATGTCTTTTTAGGAATAAAAGATAGAGGAGTACTTTCGAAATGCAATGCTCTCCTCAGTGGATATATGGGCTCAAAAGAGCTTGGAAATGTGATGATAGAAGCCATATTAGAACTCCGAAAAATCAATCCGGAAACAGTTTATTGCTGCGATCCCGTTATGGGAGATGTAGGGAGAGGTTTTTTTGTTAAAGAAGGTATTCCCGAATTTTTTAAAGATGAAATGATATCTTACGCTACAATTATCACTCCAAATCATTTTGAATTAGAGTATTTAAGCGGAATGAAAGTTGAAACAATTGATGATGCTATTTTTGCATCTCAAAAAATAATGAAAAAAGGCCCAAAAGTTGTTGTAGTAACAAGTTTGTTACTTAAAGAGAATCAGAACAAAAATATAAGTGTTCTCGCATCAAATAAGGAGTCTGTTTATATTTTATCGACACCCTATATACCAATCACTTTAAATGGCACAGGGGATCTTACCTCAGCATTGTTTACACATTTTTATTTAAAAAATAACTTTAACTTATCAATAGCACTTGAAGAGACTGTTTCTCGCGTTTTTAGTATTATTGATGAAACTCATAAAGCTCAATCAAAAGAACTTGTTTTAGTAAAAGCACAAAATAATTTAATACAGCCTAAGCAAATATTTAAATCACAAAAAATAAATTAA
- a CDS encoding MgtC/SapB family protein encodes MAPDFDFTSRISEIDILIFLVPRVGVALIVGTLVGLEREYRGKLAGIKTNALICAASALFTALSLIISEYGSSDITRIIAQIVSGIGFIGAGAIFKSSSKVQGLTTAAVIWTVSALGILVGYGIFLPTIMITIGLIGFLSVVAYFEKKFFKNRSHSSDSSSSSGGTMD; translated from the coding sequence ATGGCTCCAGATTTTGATTTTACAAGCCGCATTAGTGAAATTGACATCCTAATTTTTTTGGTACCGCGTGTTGGCGTTGCCTTAATTGTTGGTACTTTAGTAGGTTTGGAGAGAGAGTATCGTGGAAAACTTGCAGGCATTAAGACCAATGCTCTGATCTGTGCAGCATCTGCATTATTTACAGCTCTTTCCCTCATTATTTCAGAATATGGCTCATCGGACATCACTCGCATTATAGCTCAAATTGTATCTGGAATCGGTTTCATAGGTGCAGGAGCCATATTTAAATCATCTAGCAAGGTTCAGGGACTTACGACAGCGGCTGTTATTTGGACTGTGTCTGCCTTGGGTATTTTAGTGGGATATGGCATTTTTCTACCCACAATCATGATTACGATTGGGTTGATTGGATTTTTATCTGTGGTCGCTTATTTTGAAAAGAAATTTTTTAAAAATCGTTCTCATTCATCTGATTCGAGTAGTAGCAGTGGCGGAACGATGGATTGA
- a CDS encoding homogentisate 1,2-dioxygenase: MIDYRKLGFVSTKQHTICEYEGKMLAEHVITRDGFNEQYSILYQKRAPTHEIKVELLQHDNPFFPSFHKTNTHELKRRHFQTPIYKKEGSMLESRATLLINDNCSIGIVNLSKSDENFFSNADADEIFFVPEGSGILQTIMGEIDYKKGDYLFIPKAIPYRFICHSKSNMLVVEGKSKFGIPAEFKQPSGQIKLDAPYNHRDFKSPTRLLNFEDNENYCVIVKKDHNLTIHEYTDFPYKVVGWDGWYWPFSFSIYDYQPKTSSVHLPPTIHNVFSGNKFYMMNFVPRMLDYHPKAVPCPWPHSSVDCDEAIFYVSGDFTSRKGISNYSISFHPAGIPHGPHPERYEQSIGAKYTQELAIMVDTFEPLFVTEAAMVLEDRKYHFTWDSHDHL, encoded by the coding sequence ATGATTGATTATAGAAAACTTGGTTTTGTTTCGACAAAACAACATACTATTTGTGAATATGAAGGAAAAATGCTTGCAGAACATGTCATAACTCGCGATGGTTTTAACGAACAATATTCCATTTTATATCAAAAAAGAGCTCCTACTCACGAAATTAAAGTTGAACTTCTCCAACATGATAATCCTTTTTTTCCCAGCTTTCATAAAACAAATACTCACGAACTTAAGCGCCGTCATTTTCAGACTCCAATATATAAAAAAGAAGGATCAATGCTTGAATCTAGAGCAACATTACTTATCAATGACAATTGCTCCATTGGCATTGTAAATTTATCAAAAAGTGATGAGAACTTTTTTTCAAATGCCGACGCCGATGAAATCTTTTTTGTTCCTGAAGGATCTGGTATTTTACAAACAATCATGGGTGAAATTGACTATAAAAAAGGAGATTATCTATTTATTCCGAAAGCGATTCCATACCGATTTATTTGTCATTCAAAATCAAATATGCTTGTGGTAGAAGGAAAAAGTAAATTTGGAATTCCTGCTGAATTTAAACAACCTTCGGGACAAATTAAACTTGATGCCCCCTACAATCATCGCGATTTTAAATCACCTACGCGTCTTTTAAATTTTGAAGACAATGAAAATTACTGCGTGATTGTAAAAAAAGATCACAATCTTACAATTCATGAATATACCGATTTTCCTTATAAAGTTGTAGGTTGGGATGGCTGGTATTGGCCCTTTTCATTTTCTATTTATGATTACCAACCCAAAACCAGCTCCGTTCATTTGCCCCCTACAATACACAACGTATTTAGTGGAAATAAATTTTATATGATGAATTTTGTTCCCCGTATGCTAGACTATCATCCCAAAGCGGTACCCTGCCCCTGGCCACATTCGAGCGTTGACTGCGATGAAGCTATTTTTTATGTGAGTGGCGACTTTACAAGTCGAAAAGGGATTTCAAATTATTCTATTAGCTTTCATCCTGCAGGCATCCCACATGGCCCTCACCCTGAACGCTACGAACAGAGTATTGGAGCGAAATACACTCAAGAATTAGCTATTATGGTTGACACCTTTGAACCTTTATTTGTAACTGAAGCAGCAATGGTACTTGAGGATAGAAAGTATCACTTCACTTGGGATAGCCACGATCATTTATAA
- a CDS encoding UDP-N-acetylglucosamine--N-acetylmuramyl-(pentapeptide) pyrophosphoryl-undecaprenol N-acetylglucosamine transferase, with product MTEKEIKKKYSVVLTGGGTAGHVWPHFALFEARHSRLAKEFHNNNLSVHYVGSQTGMEKDLVSSNQPTWTYHSIATGKLRRYFSLKNFTDPFRIIFGFIQAFLLLGKVKASIVFSKGGFVSAPVVWAAWLRGVPVIIHESDATPALATRLTLPFALKALVAFPETIKKISPLFQNKVLEIGLPVRESLFSATREESLKYFSLPENRKTILIFGGSLGAQSLNKKMFEIIPMLHKNYNIIHIVGKGNKQDILGLENYRQLEFLNEGMKFAYAAANLAICRAGASSIFELAAARVPMILIPLGMHASRGDQIINARIFMNKGWAQSIDENTFQNESAIQLIESTLNSLEERKVALQSAPSVESATKIGELIWEVISQNEGNS from the coding sequence ATGACTGAAAAAGAAATTAAAAAAAAATACAGTGTTGTTTTAACGGGAGGAGGAACAGCAGGCCACGTTTGGCCCCATTTTGCTTTATTTGAAGCCCGTCATTCACGCTTGGCAAAAGAGTTTCACAATAATAATTTAAGCGTCCACTATGTGGGTTCGCAAACAGGTATGGAAAAAGATTTAGTATCCAGTAATCAACCTACTTGGACATATCACTCGATTGCCACTGGAAAACTTCGCCGTTACTTTAGTTTAAAAAACTTTACAGATCCCTTTCGCATTATATTTGGCTTTATTCAGGCATTTTTGCTACTAGGAAAAGTAAAAGCCTCTATTGTTTTTTCAAAAGGTGGTTTTGTCTCAGCGCCTGTTGTCTGGGCTGCCTGGCTCAGAGGCGTTCCCGTTATTATTCATGAAAGTGATGCCACTCCCGCCTTAGCAACACGATTGACACTCCCCTTTGCATTAAAAGCTCTTGTCGCCTTTCCAGAAACTATTAAAAAGATTTCTCCTCTATTTCAAAATAAAGTTTTAGAAATTGGCTTACCCGTAAGAGAATCTCTTTTTTCTGCAACTCGCGAGGAAAGCCTTAAATACTTTTCATTACCAGAAAATCGAAAAACAATATTAATATTTGGAGGTAGTTTAGGTGCACAAAGCTTAAATAAAAAAATGTTTGAAATTATACCCATGCTACATAAAAATTATAATATCATTCATATCGTTGGAAAAGGTAACAAACAAGATATTCTTGGACTTGAAAACTACCGACAATTAGAATTTTTAAATGAAGGTATGAAATTTGCATATGCTGCTGCCAATCTTGCTATTTGTCGCGCAGGAGCAAGCAGTATTTTTGAACTAGCTGCCGCACGAGTGCCCATGATTCTCATTCCTTTAGGCATGCATGCCAGTAGAGGGGATCAAATTATCAATGCAAGAATTTTTATGAATAAAGGCTGGGCTCAATCTATTGATGAAAATACTTTTCAGAATGAATCAGCTATTCAACTCATAGAATCTACATTAAATTCCCTTGAAGAAAGAAAAGTCGCTCTTCAATCTGCTCCCTCAGTTGAATCAGCAACAAAAATTGGTGAACTCATTTGGGAAGTAATTTCTCAAAATGAAGGTAATAGTTAA
- the tsaE gene encoding tRNA (adenosine(37)-N6)-threonylcarbamoyltransferase complex ATPase subunit type 1 TsaE, producing MINIENFKLNFNNLLSDITIEQIQIELSLNELSQFMKEFTLFLKAGDWIFLDGDLGSGKTAFTKELSICLGAEEFSVSPTFSILNIENLNPNKGLKNINQHIKKLIHLDLYRLKSGKELNYLGLENEFQSSSTICVFEWPYNVDEDDFNKFFSITQCPRPKRILEIFIELSDAEDKRIYSFQKK from the coding sequence ATGATTAATATAGAAAATTTTAAATTAAATTTTAATAATTTATTAAGTGATATCACAATTGAGCAAATTCAGATTGAACTCTCATTAAATGAATTATCTCAATTTATGAAAGAATTTACTCTATTTTTAAAAGCAGGTGATTGGATTTTTCTTGATGGAGATTTAGGAAGTGGAAAAACTGCATTTACAAAGGAACTTTCTATTTGCTTAGGCGCCGAAGAATTTTCTGTAAGTCCAACTTTTTCAATTTTAAATATTGAAAATTTAAATCCGAATAAAGGTCTTAAAAATATAAATCAACATATTAAAAAATTAATTCATTTAGATTTATATCGCTTAAAATCAGGTAAAGAACTTAACTACTTAGGACTTGAAAATGAATTTCAAAGTTCTTCGACGATATGTGTTTTTGAATGGCCTTACAATGTTGATGAGGATGATTTTAATAAATTTTTTAGCATAACCCAATGTCCACGCCCTAAAAGAATTCTTGAAATTTTTATTGAACTTTCCGATGCCGAAGATAAAAGAATTTATTCCTTTCAGAAAAAGTAA
- a CDS encoding ABC transporter substrate-binding protein — MNFSKKILNYFIIYFIFIFHINSFSISVTFINPGKSDEDFWVTSGKFTEAAAKNLGIKLESVYAQRNRIYMVKIAEEIAKRTVKPDFVLIVNEKLSAEEIIPILNEAKIKTILIHVDLTKEQKNILKRPREKYKYWLSTIVPDNTYAGYLIAEEIYKDALNKIKHSTNFNLIAINGDKATPASIERGDGLKKFLEKHSNIHLKQSIYAEWKRDIAFEQMQIMLERYSNINLIWAANDPIALGALKATKEKNRLPGKNIFLGGLNWSKESIFEVKNGTLSTTVGGHFMNGACALVYIYDYLHGKDLLNNQYEMNIKIFSAIHSFESNEFLKYLDESNWHKINLKNFSKTYHSNIKDYSFNSKDILRTIRK, encoded by the coding sequence ATGAATTTTAGTAAAAAAATTTTAAATTACTTTATTATATATTTTATATTTATTTTTCATATCAATTCATTTTCAATATCTGTTACTTTTATAAATCCTGGCAAATCTGATGAAGATTTTTGGGTTACATCAGGAAAATTTACAGAAGCAGCTGCCAAAAATTTAGGGATTAAATTAGAGTCAGTATATGCACAAAGAAACAGAATATATATGGTAAAAATTGCAGAGGAAATTGCCAAAAGAACAGTAAAACCAGATTTTGTTCTTATTGTTAATGAAAAACTTTCCGCTGAGGAAATCATTCCCATTTTAAATGAGGCTAAAATTAAAACAATTCTGATTCATGTCGATTTAACAAAAGAACAAAAAAATATTTTAAAACGTCCCCGAGAAAAATACAAATATTGGCTAAGCACAATAGTCCCTGATAATACTTATGCAGGATATCTTATTGCCGAAGAAATTTATAAAGATGCCTTAAATAAAATAAAACATTCAACTAATTTTAATTTAATTGCTATTAATGGCGACAAAGCCACTCCTGCCTCTATAGAAAGAGGAGATGGGCTTAAAAAATTTCTTGAAAAACATTCTAATATCCATTTAAAGCAATCAATTTATGCCGAATGGAAAAGAGATATTGCTTTTGAACAAATGCAAATTATGCTAGAAAGATATAGTAATATCAATTTAATTTGGGCAGCGAATGATCCTATTGCCCTGGGTGCTTTAAAAGCAACTAAAGAAAAAAATAGACTTCCAGGTAAAAATATTTTTCTTGGTGGTTTAAACTGGTCAAAAGAATCTATTTTCGAAGTTAAAAATGGAACCTTAAGCACAACTGTAGGTGGACATTTTATGAATGGTGCCTGCGCTTTGGTTTATATTTACGATTATTTGCATGGCAAAGACCTTTTAAATAATCAATATGAAATGAATATTAAAATTTTTTCTGCAATTCACTCTTTTGAATCTAATGAGTTTTTAAAATATTTAGACGAATCAAATTGGCATAAAATTAATTTAAAAAATTTCTCTAAGACTTATCACTCTAACATTAAAGATTATTCATTCAATTCAAAAGATATTCTAAGAACTATTAGAAAATAA
- a CDS encoding proline--tRNA ligase gives MRMSKLVGRTIKETPRDSELPSHKFMLRGGFMRQYSAGIYGLLPLGMRCVSKIEKICKEEMNAVEGQEVRMPCSATRELWEETGRYQTFGKDMMKFQDRHEKQMVLNPTHEEPVVYLARTEITSYRQLPVMMYQVQTKFRDEPRPRGGLIRLREFTMKDAYSFHTSEEDLKQYYDQVFNAYNRFFKRTGCKNFVSVMSDNGLFGGRYSHEFQMLAPTGEDKLITCPKCKYSANEEISTSPFVTKKSVELSLDKVHTPNIKTIDALTKCLSISAEQTAKAVIFQTLEGIPVVSFVRGDLEVIDKKVRTLVKSEVVTATHDSIVKAGAIAGSTGPMGLNLNNCFVVVDYTIVKSNNLATGANEKDYHFTNFNFERDFYSKLNEVEKKKVIIGDIAAAREGDPCPQCNESLKETRGIEIGNIFHLGTKYSEGMECTYLDQNGKKQYPIMGCYGIGITRLLPAIIEESHDDRGPILPLPIAPYEVHLCVLNRKESIIQEKSEELYIKLTKQGIEVLIDDRDEKPGSQFADADLFGIPFRIILSPKTFAEGCVELKYRDNRIEPRKIKLEEIGNVLLTEIKDEYKKYNNV, from the coding sequence ATGCGCATGTCCAAATTAGTGGGAAGAACAATTAAAGAAACGCCTAGAGACAGCGAATTGCCAAGCCATAAATTTATGTTGAGAGGCGGTTTTATGCGCCAATATTCAGCAGGTATTTATGGCCTGTTACCTTTAGGCATGCGTTGCGTTTCAAAAATTGAAAAAATTTGTAAAGAAGAAATGAATGCGGTTGAAGGCCAAGAAGTAAGAATGCCTTGCTCTGCAACTCGTGAATTATGGGAAGAGACAGGACGCTACCAGACATTTGGCAAAGATATGATGAAATTTCAGGATCGACATGAGAAACAAATGGTTTTAAACCCCACTCATGAAGAGCCTGTTGTTTACTTAGCGCGCACAGAAATTACAAGTTACAGACAACTTCCCGTGATGATGTATCAAGTGCAAACTAAATTTCGCGATGAACCTCGTCCGCGCGGAGGTTTAATCCGCCTGCGTGAATTTACCATGAAAGATGCCTATAGTTTTCATACGAGCGAAGAAGATTTAAAACAATATTATGATCAAGTTTTTAATGCATATAATCGTTTTTTCAAAAGAACAGGTTGCAAAAATTTTGTCAGCGTCATGTCAGATAATGGTTTATTCGGGGGACGTTATTCTCATGAATTTCAAATGCTCGCACCTACGGGTGAAGATAAGCTCATCACTTGTCCCAAGTGCAAATACAGCGCAAATGAAGAAATTTCCACTTCTCCTTTTGTGACCAAAAAGTCCGTTGAATTATCATTAGACAAAGTGCACACGCCAAATATTAAAACGATTGATGCATTGACGAAATGCTTAAGTATTTCTGCAGAACAAACAGCTAAAGCTGTTATTTTTCAAACTCTAGAAGGTATTCCTGTGGTTTCTTTTGTACGCGGCGATTTGGAAGTCATCGATAAAAAAGTGCGTACTCTTGTGAAATCGGAAGTTGTTACCGCAACCCATGATTCTATTGTCAAAGCGGGAGCTATTGCGGGTAGTACAGGTCCTATGGGTTTAAATTTAAATAATTGTTTTGTTGTCGTCGATTACACTATTGTTAAAAGTAATAATTTAGCAACGGGTGCTAACGAAAAAGATTACCATTTTACGAATTTTAATTTTGAGCGCGATTTTTATTCTAAATTAAATGAAGTAGAAAAAAAGAAGGTGATTATTGGCGATATTGCCGCGGCAAGAGAAGGCGATCCTTGTCCTCAATGTAACGAATCATTAAAAGAAACACGTGGTATTGAAATTGGAAATATTTTTCATTTAGGGACAAAGTATTCTGAAGGCATGGAATGCACTTATCTCGATCAAAATGGAAAAAAACAATATCCTATAATGGGATGTTATGGGATTGGGATTACTAGACTTCTTCCCGCAATTATTGAAGAAAGCCACGATGACAGAGGCCCTATTCTTCCTTTACCTATTGCGCCTTATGAAGTGCATTTGTGTGTTTTGAATAGGAAAGAAAGTATTATTCAAGAAAAATCTGAAGAACTATACATTAAATTAACAAAACAAGGAATTGAAGTTCTGATTGATGACCGCGATGAAAAACCCGGATCCCAATTTGCCGATGCCGATTTATTTGGAATTCCTTTCCGCATTATTCTTTCTCCAAAAACATTTGCTGAAGGGTGTGTAGAATTAAAATATCGTGATAATCGTATAGAGCCTAGAAAAATTAAATTAGAAGAAATTGGAAATGTCTTATTAACAGAAATTAAAGATGAATATAAAAAATATAATAATGTATAG
- a CDS encoding class I SAM-dependent methyltransferase has translation MEIYKKPPEFKELAEKWWTPERLKKIMGDKHYTITPLNAPLLLRTLGLLNSDATMSPDNLKKFIQINHMFNLLEAHFEDLLKRHKVVRILDAGCGKSYLTFLLAWYFKEKCKHPAEIIGVDTNTKIIKSNIEKAEKLGFQDVLQFEAASMLTYKWNKETRPHAVIALHACDTATDMAMAFAIKEKADFIAVAPCCQAELARKWKEIDKNHPLTPIYQTPQVRREVAAHFTDVLRICLTRSKGYEVTATEFVPSTHTPKNRLITCVRRGNYLDSATQEYTSLKEYIGNNSITLEDLLENNME, from the coding sequence ATGGAAATTTATAAAAAACCACCTGAATTTAAAGAACTAGCCGAAAAATGGTGGACACCGGAACGTCTTAAAAAAATTATGGGAGATAAACACTATACTATAACTCCTTTAAATGCTCCCTTATTGTTGAGAACTTTAGGATTATTAAATTCAGATGCGACTATGTCGCCAGATAATTTGAAGAAATTTATTCAAATTAATCATATGTTCAATTTACTAGAAGCTCATTTTGAAGATCTTTTAAAGAGACATAAGGTTGTTCGTATTCTCGATGCGGGTTGTGGAAAATCATACCTAACTTTTTTATTAGCATGGTATTTTAAAGAAAAATGTAAACATCCTGCTGAAATAATTGGTGTGGATACAAACACAAAAATCATCAAAAGCAATATTGAAAAAGCAGAAAAACTTGGATTTCAAGATGTTTTGCAATTTGAAGCCGCTTCCATGTTGACTTATAAATGGAATAAAGAAACAAGACCTCACGCTGTTATCGCTCTTCACGCATGTGACACGGCGACCGATATGGCCATGGCATTTGCTATTAAAGAAAAAGCCGATTTTATTGCTGTCGCTCCTTGCTGCCAAGCCGAATTGGCTCGTAAATGGAAAGAAATTGATAAAAACCATCCTTTAACTCCTATCTATCAAACACCTCAAGTTCGTCGGGAAGTGGCAGCGCATTTCACAGACGTATTGCGTATCTGTTTGACGCGATCTAAAGGTTATGAAGTAACAGCAACCGAATTTGTTCCTTCTACTCATACGCCTAAAAATCGTTTGATCACATGTGTGAGAAGAGGAAATTATTTAGATTCTGCTACTCAGGAATATACTTCTTTAAAAGAATATATTGGTAATAATAGCATTACTCTAGAAGATTTATTAGAAAATAATATGGAATAA